From one Microbacter margulisiae genomic stretch:
- a CDS encoding CCA tRNA nucleotidyltransferase, with the protein MQDFIQHPIFKIISEAADEIQCDCYVIGGYVRDKLLHRSSKDIDIMVVGSGIALAQKVALKWKRHSTLSVFKTFGTAQLKAGSLEIEFVGARRESYNKNSRKPIVEDGTLDDDQKRRDFTINTLAISLSSKTKGELLDPFHGIDDLNQKIIRTPLDPDITFSDDPLRMLRAIRFATQLEFQIESNTFASIKKNCERVNIVSAERIADELNKIMAANHPSIGFKLLDDSGLLSIIFPELIALKGVDTKEGKGHKDNFIHTLAVLDKVGKHTDNLWLRWAALLHDIAKPVTKRWDDHSGWTFHNHNFIGEKMIPTIFKRLKLPMNDKMKFVQKMVSLHMRPIVLSEEGVTDSAIRRLLFDAGDDIESLMTLCEADITSKNQARVKRHLENFQIVRQKLIDIEAKDRLRNWQPPVDGTEIMKLFGLRECREVGWLKNAIKEAILEGIIPNEHEEALHFMIEKAKELNLEPIAAAGKQNGNNE; encoded by the coding sequence ATGCAAGATTTTATACAACATCCTATTTTCAAAATTATATCGGAGGCTGCTGATGAAATACAATGTGACTGCTATGTCATTGGAGGTTATGTCCGCGATAAATTATTACACCGATCTTCCAAGGATATTGACATTATGGTGGTTGGAAGCGGCATTGCTTTGGCTCAGAAAGTGGCCTTGAAATGGAAACGGCACTCTACCCTTAGCGTTTTCAAAACATTTGGGACAGCTCAGCTAAAAGCAGGTAGTCTGGAAATAGAATTTGTCGGTGCACGACGTGAATCCTACAACAAAAATTCCCGAAAACCAATCGTGGAAGATGGAACATTAGATGACGATCAAAAACGCAGAGATTTCACAATTAACACACTGGCCATATCCCTTTCGTCGAAAACCAAAGGAGAACTGTTAGATCCATTCCATGGAATTGACGATCTGAATCAAAAAATTATCCGGACACCCCTTGATCCGGATATTACATTCAGCGATGATCCTTTACGTATGTTACGCGCCATTCGGTTTGCCACACAATTGGAATTTCAGATTGAGTCCAATACTTTTGCATCTATCAAAAAAAATTGCGAACGCGTAAATATCGTATCAGCCGAACGAATTGCCGATGAGTTGAACAAAATTATGGCAGCAAATCATCCCTCGATTGGATTTAAATTACTCGATGACAGTGGCCTGTTATCGATTATTTTCCCTGAATTAATAGCACTTAAAGGAGTTGACACCAAAGAAGGGAAAGGCCATAAAGACAATTTCATCCATACCCTGGCGGTTCTTGATAAAGTGGGGAAACATACAGATAATCTTTGGTTACGTTGGGCTGCTTTATTACACGATATCGCTAAACCGGTGACAAAACGATGGGACGACCATTCCGGATGGACATTCCACAATCATAATTTCATCGGAGAAAAAATGATTCCGACTATTTTCAAGAGATTAAAACTCCCCATGAACGATAAAATGAAGTTTGTCCAGAAAATGGTTTCCCTACACATGCGCCCGATTGTATTAAGTGAAGAAGGAGTAACAGATTCTGCAATACGAAGATTATTATTTGATGCCGGGGACGATATTGAATCGCTTATGACGTTGTGCGAAGCTGACATTACCTCTAAAAACCAAGCACGTGTAAAACGTCATCTTGAGAATTTTCAGATTGTTCGGCAGAAACTTATTGATATAGAAGCCAAAGACAGGCTGCGGAACTGGCAACCTCCAGTTGACGGAACAGAAATCATGAAGCTTTTTGGTCTGAGAGAATGTCGTGAAGTCGGTTGGCTCAAAAATGCCATCAAAGAAGCTATTCTGGAAGGAATTATTCCTAATGAGCATGAGGAAGCCTTACACTTTATGATTGAGAAAGCAAAAGAATTAAATTTAGAACCCATTGCTGCCGCTGGCAAGCAAAACGGCAACAACGAGTAA
- the glmS gene encoding glutamine--fructose-6-phosphate transaminase (isomerizing), with the protein MCGIVGYVGTKAAAGVLVEGLEKLEYRGYDSAGIAVMEDHKINVVKAKGRLKNLEQKMEHHGTPFGSIGIGHTRWATHGEPSDVNSHPHGNERVTIVHNGIIENYVQLKEKMIAKGYEFLSETDTEVIAVLLDYYYDGNPVETIIRVIDNLKGSYALGIMFVDTPDTLYAVRKDSPLIVGVGEDENFIASDIPAILKYTRSYYLLEENEIAVLQRNHVTIVDHDNEPVVKELFTATWDIEAAEKGGYPHFMLKEIHEQPKALVNTLSPRMVDGIPDFGIKALSDDILKSFKRIYIVACGTAMHAGMVGKAAIEHLVRIPVEVDVASEFRYRNPILSKEDDLVIIISQSGETADTLAALRLAKDQGVHTLAIVNVVGSSIAREANSVLYTWAGPEIAVASTKAYSVQVAMMYLFAIQLAHVKEMISVDQTKILCAELMEIPQLVERVLETADNCQFYASKFQNAHDIFFIGRGLDYALSLEGSLKLKEISYIHSDAHPAGELKHGTISLITEEMPVIAVATQTALMEKMVSNIKEVITRGAKVLLLCKTGQDEMDQLTDYVIELPKCNDFFTPLLAVVPLQLFAYYTAVLRGCDVDKPRNLAKSVTVE; encoded by the coding sequence ATGTGTGGCATCGTAGGTTATGTGGGAACAAAGGCCGCGGCTGGTGTCCTTGTGGAAGGATTGGAAAAATTGGAATATCGTGGTTATGATTCTGCCGGAATTGCGGTAATGGAGGATCATAAAATTAACGTTGTGAAAGCCAAGGGTCGGCTCAAAAATCTGGAACAGAAAATGGAACACCACGGTACTCCATTTGGCAGCATTGGCATTGGACATACTCGCTGGGCAACTCATGGCGAACCGTCGGATGTAAATTCACATCCACATGGAAATGAACGTGTAACGATTGTTCATAATGGTATCATTGAAAATTATGTGCAGTTGAAAGAGAAAATGATTGCCAAAGGATATGAGTTTTTGTCTGAAACTGACACGGAAGTGATTGCTGTGTTGTTGGATTATTATTACGATGGAAATCCTGTGGAAACGATTATCCGTGTTATTGATAACCTGAAAGGCTCATATGCCTTAGGGATTATGTTTGTTGATACTCCGGATACTTTATATGCTGTACGGAAAGATAGCCCTTTAATTGTTGGTGTTGGTGAAGATGAGAACTTTATTGCTTCCGACATTCCGGCAATCCTTAAATATACGCGAAGTTATTATTTGCTGGAAGAAAATGAAATTGCTGTTTTGCAGCGTAATCATGTAACTATTGTTGATCATGATAATGAACCTGTTGTTAAAGAGCTTTTCACTGCAACCTGGGATATTGAGGCAGCCGAAAAAGGAGGTTATCCTCATTTTATGCTGAAAGAGATTCATGAACAACCTAAAGCATTGGTCAATACGCTTTCTCCACGTATGGTTGACGGAATACCTGATTTTGGGATTAAGGCGTTGTCTGATGATATTCTGAAAAGTTTTAAACGCATTTATATTGTGGCATGCGGAACGGCCATGCATGCAGGTATGGTTGGGAAAGCTGCAATTGAACATTTGGTTCGGATACCTGTTGAAGTAGATGTTGCGTCTGAATTTCGGTATCGTAATCCGATTTTATCCAAGGAAGACGATCTGGTGATTATCATTTCTCAATCCGGCGAAACTGCTGATACATTGGCTGCGTTGCGTTTGGCAAAAGATCAGGGAGTACATACGCTGGCTATCGTCAATGTGGTGGGATCATCTATTGCCCGGGAGGCTAACAGTGTTTTATACACGTGGGCAGGTCCTGAAATTGCTGTAGCAAGTACTAAAGCATATTCGGTACAGGTTGCTATGATGTATCTTTTTGCTATTCAGTTGGCTCATGTCAAAGAGATGATTAGTGTTGATCAGACAAAGATTTTATGCGCTGAACTTATGGAAATTCCCCAGTTAGTTGAACGCGTTTTAGAAACTGCTGATAATTGTCAGTTTTATGCCAGCAAGTTTCAGAATGCACACGACATTTTTTTTATTGGCCGTGGACTCGATTATGCGTTATCTCTTGAAGGCTCGTTGAAACTTAAGGAAATTTCTTATATCCATAGTGATGCTCATCCGGCAGGCGAGTTGAAGCATGGCACCATTTCGTTAATTACCGAAGAAATGCCGGTTATTGCTGTGGCTACCCAGACTGCCTTGATGGAAAAAATGGTGAGCAATATTAAAGAAGTAATTACTCGTGGTGCGAAGGTGCTTTTGCTCTGTAAAACTGGACAAGATGAAATGGATCAATTGACAGATTATGTTATCGAATTACCAAAATGTAATGATTTCTTTACGCCTCTTTTGGCGGTAGTCCCCTTACAGCTGTTTGCCTATTACACAGCAGTCCTGAGAGGTTGCGATGTGGATAAGCCAAGAAATTTGGCAAAGTCTGTTACTGTCGAATAA
- a CDS encoding replication-associated recombination protein A — MSVPLAERMRPHSLDEYVGQKHLVGKDGVIRQMIESGHLASFILWGPPGVGKTTLARLISTQLRRPFYALSAINSGVKDVREVIDRAKKSQFFNQPGSILFIDEIHRFSKSQQDALLGAVEDGTFTLIGATTENPSFEVITPLLSRCQVFVLNPLQQEDLQLLLDRALAEDIELKQHDIHVVETDALFRFSGGDARKLLNIIDMALNYNEGNTIEITNELVTQLLLQHAVAYDKMGEMHYDIISAFIKSVRGSDPDAAVYWLARMVAGGEDPKFIARRLVILAAEDVGLANPNALLLANACFDAISKIGWPESRIILSEATIYLALSPKSNSAYLAIDKALQIVDETGDLPVPLHLRNAPTQLMKQLHYGADYVYPHDLPGHFTQQPYLPDNLSSKRIWEAADNAAEQKQLAYLKQLWKNRY; from the coding sequence ATGTCAGTTCCTCTTGCCGAACGAATGCGGCCCCATTCGCTCGATGAATATGTTGGGCAAAAGCATCTTGTAGGTAAAGATGGCGTGATTCGACAAATGATTGAGTCGGGCCATCTTGCCTCTTTCATTTTATGGGGACCGCCCGGAGTTGGAAAAACAACCCTGGCGCGTCTTATTTCTACTCAACTCAGGAGGCCTTTCTATGCTTTAAGCGCAATCAATTCAGGAGTAAAAGATGTCCGTGAAGTGATTGATCGTGCGAAAAAATCGCAATTTTTTAATCAACCGGGTAGCATATTATTTATTGATGAGATTCATCGTTTCAGCAAGTCACAACAGGATGCATTGCTGGGTGCTGTCGAAGACGGAACATTTACGTTGATTGGGGCAACAACAGAAAATCCTTCTTTTGAAGTAATCACACCATTGCTGTCCCGTTGTCAGGTTTTTGTGTTAAATCCTTTACAACAGGAAGATTTACAACTTTTGCTTGACCGGGCACTTGCAGAAGATATAGAGCTAAAACAACATGATATTCATGTTGTTGAAACTGACGCATTATTCCGTTTTTCAGGAGGAGATGCACGCAAGTTGCTGAATATTATTGATATGGCCTTGAATTACAACGAAGGCAATACGATAGAAATTACGAATGAACTTGTAACACAACTTTTATTGCAACACGCTGTAGCTTACGATAAAATGGGAGAAATGCACTATGATATCATTTCTGCTTTTATCAAATCGGTAAGAGGGAGCGATCCTGATGCAGCAGTGTATTGGCTGGCCCGGATGGTTGCCGGCGGTGAAGATCCGAAATTTATTGCACGCCGGTTGGTGATTTTAGCCGCTGAAGATGTAGGATTGGCAAATCCTAATGCTTTGTTGCTTGCCAATGCATGTTTTGACGCTATTTCTAAAATAGGTTGGCCCGAAAGTCGGATTATTCTTTCGGAAGCGACCATTTATCTGGCTCTTTCTCCTAAGAGTAATTCAGCTTATTTAGCTATTGACAAGGCTTTACAAATCGTTGATGAGACTGGTGATCTTCCGGTACCACTGCATTTACGCAATGCTCCGACTCAATTGATGAAACAGCTTCATTATGGAGCTGATTATGTCTATCCACATGATCTTCCCGGCCATTTTACACAACAACCTTATCTTCCAGACAACCTCTCTTCAAAAAGGATTTGGGAAGCGGCGGATAATGCTGCGGAACAAAAACAGTTAGCCTATTTGAAGCAATTGTGGAAAAATCGCTATTAA